GGCCCCGGGCTAAGCATTTGTGTGTTTTTAGATCATGGTATCCTAAAAGTCCTATGAGATAGGATTTGTAGATCCATTTTCTAGAAGAGAACTAGGTTCAAATTGTCACTTAGCCACAGCGCTTATCCAGGGTCACGTGTAGTAAATGACAAAACTGGGCCTCAAACCTCAGTCTGTGTAGGATTCTAAATGGTTGGACTGCTGGCCACTCCAAAAGGCTGCCTGCCTAAAAGGCAGAACTACTTCAGGTTCCTGGAGGTCTGCCTACCCCGAGTTTCCACATACAGTTCTCCTCAGGACCCCCTTCCAGAGAGTATACTCTCCTGTCTCTGAGAGCAGCGGTCAGCTAACATACCCACTGCAGACTAAGCAGTGGGCACCCTTGACTTCCAGAACCCTCCCCACTGCCTTGGCCCTAGCCCTCCTTTAAGAGTCTTCCTAAACAGAAAAGCCCACCCACTGagtgtggctgctgctgcttttgcctctccttcctgacaCAGAGGCAGGGTGGGGACTATGCCTTTGCAGCTAGACAGAATCAGTCTAGGGTAGGCAACAGACACAGGATGGGAGGGCAGACGCACCATGCCTCCTGAGACTGTGTCCTGACCCTTCAACCCATGGTGGTGGCTTTGAGCAAGTCACTTACTCTCGAATGTCTCCCTGTCTTCTGAACTGTAAAAGAACAGTCCCGTTACCTCTGTCATGTAGTCATTCGAGGACTGGCTGAATCAGTGCTTGTAAAGAGGTCGCTGAAGCCTCTCTCCACCAGGCAGCCAAATTTCATACAAGAAGCAAGCAAACATTACGTGGGCTTTACATTCCCAGCCTGACAACCCTATGTGTGACATCCCTTCTGCCTGGGGTGGAGTCACAGACTCTACCTATTGCTGAAAGGTCTGTCGAGGGACTTACTCTTGTCTAAACAACCACGGAGAGGTTTCACACCTTGCCCAAGCCACTGGGGCTGAGACTGGTAAGCGCTTGCATCCTAGTTCAGAACCTTCTGCCCAAATCCATTTTCTTCTGCTACTGCGTCCTGCCTGCCTGGAGAAATAGGGAGATGAATCAGCTGTGGGTGttggctgaggagatggttcactCAGGAAAGGGCTTATCATGTAAGCACAGAGACTCGAGTTGGGATCCTAGCATCcaaaaagacaattttaaaaagtatggcATCATGCGCTTGTCATCCACGCCCCCACCCAGGAGACAGCGACAGGAGGATTCACAGAGcgcactggccagccagtctagtctaaatggtaagaccctgcctcaaaaaataaagtcgGCAGTGAGTGCCTGAGGGACACGcaatgcacacacagatgcaggtCCCACCATCAGCCAGCTTACCATCCAGGACAGACTTCTCCTTCCCCAGGCTCTTTCTCTCATCTTGCTGCACCTTCTGTGACTCTCTTTGTCTTGGTGTGCACTGGCTAGCAGGACTGATGGGGCAGAGGTGTGGTGGGGAGCCAATATACATCCCCACAAAGCTACATCTACTGCCCATTGCCTTTGCAGAGAGGAGCCAAAATTTTTTTTCACCAGAATCCGTGGTGCTCCTAGAACCCTGCTGGCCTGCACTGTGATACatgagtgcatacacacacatgcacacgcacatgcacacatgcactcatgggcacacactcccacacatgcatgcatgcatgcacacacacacatgcactcactggcacacactcccacacaggcttgcatgcgcacacacacttttacacaTGCACTCACGAACGCACACtcccacacatgcacgcatgcacacacacgcacgcacacatgcactcatgggcacacactcccatacatgcatgcatgcacacacatgcacacattgcaTGCGCGcacatgcatgcgcgcgcgcgcgcgcgcacacacacacacacacacacacacacacacacgagtgacTCTATTTCCCAGGTTGTTAGGAGGGTTGAGAGTCAGTAGTCATAAAGCTCTGGAGCTGCACCTGTGTGTGGTAAACAGTCTTTATCTAGAAGTTCAGCTTGGTGCTCTATCtgcagtcccagcattcaggaagtggaggcagggaggtCAAGAGTTGCAGACCGTCCttggccagcttgggctataggaGATGCTATCTTGAGGGTGGAGGGGGACTCTGTTTGCTCATAATGTTTGGGACAGCAGCCAACCCCTATGCTCTGCGAGCTTGGGCAAGGCATGTCCCCAAGTTTTCCCTCGGcctttttcgtttgtttgttttgtttttgtttttcgaaacagggtttctctgtggctttggagcctgtcctggaactcactccgtagaccaggccggcctcagactcacagagatccacctgcctctgcttcccgagtgcaaggattaaaggcatgcgccaccactgcccagctccctcaGCCTTTTCAAAGAAATCATCAGGCTGAGCCGAATATCCCTGCCTCAAATTCTCAGATTCTGACATTCAATGGCTTTGGAAGGCCGTGGTCAGGCAGGCATGGTCAGTGGCTGGCAGGCTTGGCCGGGAGGTCACTCTTGGCCActctgagaaggaagaaaagctgaACAGAATCATCTCCTCCTCTCATAATCAGGAGCAGGCTAAGCCAGGCTTCAGCTCCAGTTATGGTGGGCTGAGGGGCTGAGGCTGAGAGCAGGTGGATGAGTCACCAGGGAGCCTCCGTGGTTCTGGAGCTCCAACCAGCCCCTGGGCAGAGGAACTGCAAGGCTTAATGGTGTGGTTTGAGAGCTGGGATACAACAGAGGGATAAGCGTGTCCTCGCATGCCCTGGATGGCATCCAAAGGCCATTTGCCTCCACGTTTTACCCGGGAAGCTTTGGCCGGGGTTACTGATTCCGCCTCTCagtccctcttcccctccctcaacACCACTCAGCATCCCAGGATCCATCTGCCAGATGTCAGGTGCAGAAGCTGCACCATCAGCCCAGGACAGCTGTTTAGGATTCAAGGTCCCACATATATACCCCTCCCTCTTCAATCTCCAGGCTCTCTGCCTGTGCTGCAGCAACCCTTCCTTAAGAAGTCATACCGTTGGTGTCAGGAAGCCCAGGGTTTAAATCTCAGGTCTGCATTTACTTGGGAACGATGCTTGGGTTCTCAAAGTCTACATTTCCCTACGTGGAAAAATCCCTTTCACCCAACTCAAGAGGGAAGCCTATCAAGAGCCTCCCAAGAAACCGCCTGTAAGCAAGCAACCTCTGTATGGGGGGTTCCGTGCGTGGCAAAGCAGTTACCTTACTGGGAACTACTGAAGAGCTAACCCTCGACGCAAGCACCTCTGCCTCTCACCGACAAATGGGGCTCATGATGACGCTGGCCATAGAGGCCAATGCAACTACTCTAGGAACTGCACATCTAGCAGCCCAATGAGGCGATGTCCTTTTTCAGAGCATGGGAGTGAGTGAAAGGGAGGGCAGGACAATAAGAAGTGACATCattagccgggaggtggtggcgcacgcccttaatcccagcacacggggaggcagaggcaggcagatctctgtgagttcaaggtcagcctggtctacaacaaaAGAAGAAGTAGCATCAGCTCTAGAAGGACAAGAGGATAATGGGCCAGGGCTCTGGCACCTTCACCAGCTGGACTGCTTCTTTACTGCTAAATTCCCAGAACCTGGCCCAGTGCTTGGCAAAGTAGGTACATGCAAATCCTGTGATCCCCGTCCTTGTCATGTACTTGGTGGTAAATAAGTGTGCGCTGGGTTCACATACAAGTGAGCAGACGCCAACATCAGGGATGTGATCCCAGCACGGTTCTCCATATCTGTGATTTCTACCACTTCCTATCAGGGATCCCCATTGGAGATCAGGGCTTCTTAATTGGAGGTCATGGAACCCCCTCCAGATTATATGCGTAGTACAGTGTGTGTTTGGCAGTGTATCTaacctgattttaaaaatgtccaaTTTCTGACTAGGAAatacttttttaagatttacttattttattttatgcgtatgggtattttgcctgcatgcacaaatatatgcaccacatgcatgtctggtgcagTGGATCCTTGGAACTGGATCCaactggacagttgtgagctgccatgtgagtgctggggattgaacctgggtcctctagagaagcagccactgctcttaaccactgagccatcactccaactcCCACGAAACAACTATTTAATTGTAAAAAgtttctggggtttttgttttgtttttgttttttgttttggttttggttttaattttttgatataggtttctctgtataacaagtctgattatcctggaacttgccttatagaccatcaggctggcctcgaactcacagagatccacctgcttctgcctcctaagtgctgctaCCGCCCAGGATtcgattttattttttattttgtgtgtgtgtattaacatTCATTTGTgtggtgcttgcagaggccaaaagcaggtatcagatcctctgcagCTAGAATTATAGGTAGTTGCTGAAATGATCTGGCGTGAGCAAGAAGAGAACACAAGAGATgaacaaacccgcttaggagtttattagaaggGAAAGTGTACACAGGCCTGGGAATGGTAtacagagagagagcaaagatggcgcgtccagcttttaaaggctgcctatcACATGCACACAGGGGGAAGATGTGACTATGTCACACGCTGATGACAGGTGACCGGGAAGTGCAGCCTTATGGGTGACTGAATAATTACAGCTGTGAGCCTcttaatgtaggtgctgggaactggactctggtcctctgaaagtcatgagtgctcttagtcactgagccatctttctggtccCCAATTCTTTTTAATTGTCATATTATCAGaattatcgtgtgtgtgtgtgtgtgtgtgtgtgtgtgtgagagagagagagagagagagagagagagagagagagagagagagagagagattgggagggtCACACATGCCATGACACACGTGAAGACCGGAGGACAACTCCATcaaattgattctctccttccacctttatgtgggttccagggatcaaactcaggtcaccaggttgtGTGACAAAGACATTGACCCACCAAGTCATCTagctggccaaaaaaaaaaaaaaaatggttttaaataaCTCAGCTCTGAAAGATGTATATCTTCCTGTCACCTAGTAAATTTCCTCATTTGCTTCATCAGAAccccagagatttttttttctttaaatgcagaGAATTGGGCTAGAGCTATATAGCTCAGTTCGCAGAATGCCTACCTAGACTGCACAAAGCCTTGGGCATGATCCCCGTCGCCATGTAAAATCAGGTGCCATGGTGCATGTCTACCATCCCAGCACGtgagaggtagaagcaagagAATTAGAAGTTCAAGTTTATCCTCAGCCACATCGtaagtttgcagccagcctgtaATACATGGGACccgtctcaagaaaaaaaaatgtgtgtaaaGTTTCCACGTTTGTCTCTGAGACATTGATTCAGGGCGCCATCAGCCTGTGGTGCCCCCTCGcccacaccacatacatgcaattAGTCTGCCATCTCCTGTACGCAGATGTGATGAGCATAGGTTCTCAGAGGGGCTGGCTTGCCTTCTGAGCGGCTGCTACACTGGGCAGCTCTCCCAGAGCTGTGTGCACTGACGACCTCTGCCTCGTACGCTTCTGAGTGGGACAGGTGGAGTCAGGGCCTGAAACCTGAGAGTATCAACTAGGACTCATAACATCTGAACTCGGAGGTTTTATCTCTTTTAAAGAATATCTTTATAAGCCAGGtagtagtggcgcatgcctttaatcccagcactcgggaggtagaggcaggcggatctctgtgagttcgaggccagcctggtctacagagctagttccaggacaggctccaaagctacagagaaaccctgtcttgaaaaaaatcaacaacaacaacaacaaaaagaatatctTTATTgctgcaaatatatatatatatcaaatatacatatatagtgaatatacatgtgtatgtatatgtatattttttcagaaaatttaagatgtataaataaaatcacctctcctcccaccatccctccccccaccccatgactGACATGATGGCACACAGCTTTGATCTAagtacttaggaggtggaggcaaatgaatctctatgagttcaagaccggcCTCGTCTACTtacagagttctaggccagcagggTTACACAGCGgtaccctttctcaaaaaataaataaaagctgctGTTAACACCTGGCTTGCTTGATTTCCACTTAACAGGCACATCTATGAAACATCCCCTGTGTGTCAGAGCCCTGTACTGCCGGCTCGCTGGAACTACCACCCCCCTTTGTCTCCACCGTGCACCGTCTTCTCCTAAGCATATTTATATTTGTCTCAAATCTGAAAGCCAATAAGATCATACTGTGTCATAACCTCGCCTTTCACACTCCAAATTTCCAAACTTTCTTCCCATGCCATTAAATATTCATCTACAGGCTCACAATATAATGGTTGCGTGACACTGTATCGCAGGCAGGTTTCATGCTTCTCAGACTGGAGCACATGTAACCCTGGGGGCAAAGCCACAAGATAAATGTCACCCATCTTCCCGAAGCACAAATTTGATTCAAAActttgggagggaaaaaaaatcagtatcaaATGATTTCAGATAATCCATAGTGTAGGTTAGAGAAaacccataatttttaaaagaaagcagcaAAGTCCCAATCTATGTGAATACACTAGATTACCTATTGAATTACCCTTTGAGGTTAGAAACAGGTAAGAACAAAATTCCAGCTCAAGTcccctgtgtgtatgcatagggAAATGcccagggaagagaagaagggactCAAGATCTGCAGCTtaaactgaggcagaagagcCAGGGGCCTGGCCTGCACCCCTCCACCATCCTTACATGACATCACCTGTCAATGTGTACATGGGGGCCTTGCCCCTgagaacccccccacacacacacacacacgggtggaCACCGGCTTCCCACACAGTCCAGCTTCTAGCAGCAGCTTTTCCTTTCAGCCAGCATCAAGCTGAACTTAGTGCTCACTAGCTGTGTCCACCATGGTGACCTGCCCTCCTCCTTCCATCTTGCACATTCATTTCTTCTGTGCACATTTGTTCTGTGCACATTTGTTCACCTGTGCACATTCATTTGTTCTGGTATTTCCCATGAAGCGAGAAGCCCTTCATTCCAGAGCAAGAATTGTATCATGTGCCTGTAAAGTGTCAGGAATCATACAGTGCTTTATCTGTAGTATCGAAAGCCTTCATAGCGTCTTTGCAAAGTATATATCACGCCCCCCAGCTCCCACTGAATAAAAGAACAGGAGGAGTAGGCACCAGGcagggtggcgcatgcctttaatcccagcacttgagaggcagagacagactgatctctgagttcagggtcagccagagctacacttgtctcaagcatacacacaagcaaaagaaACAGGGCAAAATAGTATCACTGCTCATCAGGTACTCAGCCAGTCAATATGTATCAAAACCTACACAAACCAGCAAATGTGTTGCTCGCTAGAATACTGATACCACGCTGCTTTCAGGGACTTGTAGGTGAACAGAGACAGTGACATTCTACAAACCTTAGTGACCGTTGTATACCCAGAGTCCCATGAGACTGCCTCAGACAGAACCCACCTGAAGAGTAGGCCACtttggtgggggcgggggggcacGACCTCTTAGTACTCTGTCCCTCATCTCCCCTTTGTAAGTTGAAGGGAGTGATGGCTGTGCCGACTTCCTAGGGATACTGTGAGTGATCAGTGAATTAATGTGTGTCAGCATTCAGAGCAGAGCTGTGCCAAGGTATCTTATTGTGGATGGTAGTATGAAGGAGTGGCATGGGTAATGGGGCAAAATCTAGTTCCAGTGACATTTCTTTGGTAACTGCAGATGAATAGGGGTTTCCTTGTTGACATATACAGAGGCAGGGGGCACAGAGTGTTGGAGGGATATTCTAGGTAGAGGGAATGATAGGCAAAGTACAGCATCACCTCACTTGGGAAGCTACAGGGGGTGTGGCTAAAACACAGCGTCCACATCAGGGAACCATCCGGGATTCACAGCGGTCAGCAAGGGGCCCGTGATTTTAACAAGGCTTCTCCAGGTTCTTGCATAGCCTGGCTGATCTAAGTCTGGTAAGACGCTCAGTAAACGTCGAGTGAATGACTAAACACGTGCGCAGCTGTGTTGgcttcacctgcttctgctctcACCCAACCAGAAAGCAAGTCCACAGCCCCACCGGTATAGTgatgcatacacatgcattttGTCAGGCTCTTTCTTCTTGGCGGTATGCTGAGCTAAGTTTGGGTGGAAATCTCCCACACCATACCAAGAGGCTCAGATCTAAGCCAGCATGTTAGAGGTGAAACTCAGAATCGTCGCAATGGGATCAGGGCTGGCTGGGAGACAGTGACACACAGGATGCAGGGGCTCTGGAAAGCTCAGTTAGAAAACCAGGGGTGGGCTGAAGATGTAGCTCGATTGGTAAAGTATTGTCTTGCTTGCACCCagccctgggcttgattcccCAACACCACACAAACTaagaatggtggtgcacacctgtaatcacaacactccagaggtgggggtggggatgggagctcaagatcatcctcagctaccatagtgagtttaaggttttatgataccctgtctcgaaagaaagaacgaacgaacgaacgaacgaacgaaagaaacaaagaaagaaagaaagaaagaaagaaagaaagaaagaaagaaagaaagaaagaaagaaaagactttgcaagcctgacagcctgagttcaaatcccagaacccacagagaaaaacTGAACGTGGTGTCTTGCATATGTAATGCCAGCATTTCTAAGGGGAgatgggagaaagagacagaagaaccAGCCAGTAGTACCTGCAACACAGCAAGCGaaatgagagactctgcctttgaccaatgcactcacatgcacactctcAATAAATGAGGGTTCTTTTAGAGAAAAACTGGGGGATGGAACGAGGGCtctgagcacttgctgctctcacagaggactcgggtttagttcccagcacccctgtcaggcagctcacaaccctctgtaactctagctccaggggatcccatgcctCTGGCTTCGTTGGATATCCGCACTCACATGCACGCACCCACATTCAGACATGTCCAActatgcaaaattaaaaataatcattttcttaAGAGGGAAAGGCTAATATTGAACCCAACCACCATCTctcagatgggaaaactgaggttcAAAGAACAAGTGTCCTAGGCCGTGACAACTGCCGTCATACTAGAGCTGAACCCGATACCTAGTCTTTACCACCAAAGATAGCCAATATCTATTCATATCACCAAAATTTTCTTCCACACAGCCCCGACTTCCCTTTCCCAGTTTGTGTGGGGGTCTCACAGTGGGGAAGATGTACAGCCATAGTCACCCCGGGTTCAGTCTTCCAGCCCCACTTGGGGCACTTATCACAAAAGACAAAACTCTGGAGAGCAGGCGTGGGTGGTTTGCTCAGGGTCATGGCCTGCTTATGCcgtattcttttttattccccCTTGCTTTTTTAATTGAGTTTGAGgtagttgtttttgtttccttaagaaatggaaaagaatgaAGCTGCGTAAATACAACGGTATTAACTCTGAAAACCCCCTGCCATTTTAACTCCCTTACtgcagaaataaaagagaaataatttgtCCACCCACACGTAGCTCTTTCTGACGAAGGTAGGTGAATATTGCTTTGCTAATCGAGGGTGACTGCTGGAAGTGGAGCCTCGCTGCCTGAGCCGGGATTGAGAGGAAGCCACGGCAGCACAGGATGGTGCAGACCTCCATAGGCTGGCAGTTCTGTGCTCAGACAGCCCAGAGTTACCAACCCCTCCTGTCCCATCCTCCGTAGGTCTCCCCCAGCCGGTAGAGATGGAACCACTGGACGAGGCTGAAGGGCTCCCCAGCAAGCAGAGGGAGATGCCACCACCCCCGCCACCCTCACCGCCCTCTGAGCCAGCTCAGAAGCTGCCACCTCAAGACTCCGGGAGCCACTCCCTCACTGTCAGAAGCAGCCTGTGTCTGTTCGCTGCCTCTCAGTTCCTGGTAAGGATGTCACTGGCCTCACTAGGGCCTGAAGACAGGGTGGGTTGAGGGACAGCCTTCTACTTCTTCCGGAGATGGCTGCCTGGGGAAGCTGAGGGACGAGGGTCTTTCTGGTGGCCCTTAGTTCCTCCAAGTCTTCTGACTGGAGTGAGGAGAAGGCTGGAGTTCTGAGCTACGGTCTCAGGAACGAAGCTCCTTAGGTCCTATCAACCCTTATCCCCTAACTAAGAAGACAGGATCCCCAGTCCCTGAGCTCCTGCTCCTATGGGGTTCCCCCTGAAGACTTCTCCCCTAAGGAGGCCTTCCTGGAAGACCTCTCTTCTGTGTGTGCCTCTGGGGTCTCCTGTTGGAAGGGCTCAGTCTCAGTCACCTATGATTAGCTTTTCTCCCAAAGAGTGCTGGGGCCTCCCCTGGGTACACGGCCCTTCCCTCTGCTGCCCAGTCTGAGAGGCTCGGGAGCTTCCTGGGGGCCCAGGCTGGGGCTGAAGGTGAGCTCTGCAGGGCAATATAGGGGCAAAGGGCCGCAGCTCTGCGCTCAGTCTGCTCCCCTGACTGCCCCAGCTCGCCTGTGGGGCGCTCTGGCTCAGTGGCCATGGCCACTCCTGGCTGCAGAATACCACAGACCTCATCTCCTCCTCGCTCACCCTGTTGAACCATCTGGGACCTGTGGTGAGTAAACTCTGGGGACCCCTAGGACAGTGGGATGGAGTAGGGGTAAGCTGGGGCTTCCCACCCCTCCCTCACAACATCTGGCTGGAGCATCTCTGGGTTCAAGAACCCAAAAGCCATCCGCGTGCATCCCACCCAGACCCAGGAtgggttttcttttgaaatagacaAGAACATGACCTCTCCCAACCCCTCAGGGCACTGACTAGTTTGTCTGATGTTTCCCAGGCCTGGCTGGGTTCTGGGACCTGGGGGATCCCAAGTCTGCTGCTAGTCTTTCTAACTGTGGGCCTGGTCGTCATCACCACCCTGGTAAGGTACCTCCTTGTCCTGAGCCTCAGGGCAGTCCTACCCTCTCTCGAAGCCTTGCTTCCCACTGGATGCACCTGACCCCCAGACAGGCTAACCTGGTTTTGAATCGGACAAAAACAGGCTTCCTCCTTCCACAGTATGCCTACTTAAAGCAAGAAGCTCCTTCCTAGAAGTTATTGGGGATAAGAAaaagggctgaggcaggaagaacccCCAAACCCCACCCAGAAGAATTAAGTCCACTAGAAACTGGGGACAGAGAAGGTAGAGGGTGGGTAGAGCCTGACATCTAAGAGCCAGGAGAATGTGGTTGCTCTAGACCTTGTAGCCACAGGGTAACCCATGCGCCCAGCAGGCAGCGAGCATGAGCCCAGGTCCATGATGCTGTATGCTCCCAACCAGGTGTGGCACCTCCTCAAGGTACCCCCAGAGCCACCTGCCCCACTCCCCCCAGAGGACAGGCGCCAATCCGTGAGCCGCCAGCCCTCCTTCACCTATTCCGAGTGGATGGAGGAGAAGGTAGAGGATGACTTCCTGGACCTGGACGCGGTACCCGAGACCCCTGTGTTTGACTGTGTGATGGACATCAAGCCCGAGACTGATCCCACCTCGTTGACTGTCAAGTCCATGGGTCTgcaggagaggtgggaggggcagGGGACGGGTGGGCTGGGGATCACAAATTCTCAGCTCCTGTTAGGAGGGCAAATACTTAGCTCCTAGGTTAGCGTGCAGGGTTCACCTCATAGCTTAGTATGTGTAAACATGTGCTTTTCCAGTAATGCATATTGATTGGGGTACTTCAAGATGAATGCCCAAAAGTGCAGTTCCTTcctatgcacacacaggcacgtgcaggcatgcacatgagCACACCCATACTCTCCTTGGCTTGAGGAAGTCAGGGTTCATTTCCTTATACAGAACTTGTTGGAGCCTTTAACTTGACTGTATTCCTTGTAATTTGACAAAGGGACAGTAGGTAGCATTTCCCACAACCTCTACTTCCTGAAAGTACCCCATAGGATTCCATGAGCAAGTTTTGAGAGGTAGTGACATACTGAGTTTAAGGCTGGGTAAGCCAGCTCACACATGGTTTGAATTACCCACAGGATGTCATAGAAAATACTAGATGGGAACTCAGAAAACTTAGACGATCTTTTTTGGCTCTGCCACTTTTTCATAGTAAAAGTGTGAAAAATGCTAGTAGCCTCCTGAAACTCGGTCTCCCTTTCTGTGTAATGAGGATCCCTCCTGTCCCGAGGTTTTAGACACTGGGCATGATGAAGCTGGCCCAGTATAGCTAGTTATATGGGTGGGCTGCTACTGGCTGCCTTTgagctccctccttccctggaTGCAAAGGGCCCTGGCCTCTCACAGCTGAAATGCGCTGAATACCATGACAGTCTCATTCTAGAACTGTGAAGCTGTGCTCTCGAGCTTGAGGTTCGCCTTAGCACGTGTCTCCCTGTGGGCCTCCTCCCTCAGCAGAGTCCAGGGGAGGGCCGTTAGGGATTGCTTGGGTTGAACTTTCAGAACTGGGGCCTCCGCCCCACTGTGGGAAGCAGCAGACAGGTGTGTGGGCAGAGCCATGTGCTTCTTAGAACAGGTTCTTGTCACATCCCTCTTCCTGAAGCCCACCCTGCTCTCCTCTGGacacctgctttctttctttcatgcctAAGGCTCGTATCTCCTTCTGTGAACCCTTGCAGGAGAGGCTCCAATGTCTCCCTGACCCTGGACATGTGTACCCCTGGCTGCAATGAGGAGGGCTTTGGCTACCTGGTGTCCCCCCGGGAGGAGTCAGCCCATGAGTACCTGCTCAGTGCCTCCCGCATCCTCCGGGCAGAGGAGCTGCACGAAAAGGCCCTGGACCCATTCTTGCTGCAGGCAGAATTCTTTGTGAGTTCCTTGAAGTGGCCAGCCACCTTAGCACTCCTAAGGGCCCCCCATGCAGCCAGTCAGTACTGCAGAGTATACATGGAAAAGACTAGCATCCCATTGTCATCCCTCCGAGCACCCTGGGCAAGCTCTTAGC
This DNA window, taken from Chionomys nivalis chromosome 23, mChiNiv1.1, whole genome shotgun sequence, encodes the following:
- the Ptpn5 gene encoding tyrosine-protein phosphatase non-receptor type 5 isoform X3; translation: MCCGERLSGLPQPVEMEPLDEAEGLPSKQREMPPPPPPSPPSEPAQKLPPQDSGSHSLTVRSSLCLFAASQFLLACGALWLSGHGHSWLQNTTDLISSSLTLLNHLGPVAWLGSGTWGIPSLLLVFLTVGLVVITTLVWHLLKVPPEPPAPLPPEDRRQSVSRQPSFTYSEWMEEKVEDDFLDLDAVPETPVFDCVMDIKPETDPTSLTVKSMGLQERRGSNVSLTLDMCTPGCNEEGFGYLVSPREESAHEYLLSASRILRAEELHEKALDPFLLQAEFFEIPMNFVDPKEYDIPGLVRKNRYRTILPNPHSRVCLTSPDPNDPLSSYINANYIRGYSGKEKVYIATQGPIVSTVADFWRMVWQEHTPIIVMITNIEEMNEKCTEYWPEEQVVHDGVEITVQKVIHTEDYRLRLISLRRGTEERSLKHYWFTSWPDQKTPDRAPPLLHLVREVEEAAQQEGPHCSPIIVHCSAGIGRTGCFIATSICCQQLRREGIVDILKTTCQLRQDRGGMIQTCEQYQFVHHVMSLYEKQLSHQSSE